In Kitasatospora sp. NA04385, a single genomic region encodes these proteins:
- a CDS encoding SigE family RNA polymerase sigma factor — MTATLTTRNAGPRSAVLGTGRARHEEENAGAVLVRGCAHNAGTRRPVVGTRSGDTTHSRLAGNNLVGPAVGRTLRLAPQTFRGEQDGQGGAQGEHPAAATDEARDIAEFTAYVRERRASLYATAYHLTGDRYEAEDLLQSALFSTYRAWGRITDKAAVGGYLRRTMTNLHISAWRRRKVNEYPTEELPEHAGDTDAMGGTELRAVLWQALAKLPENQRTMLVLRYYEGRTDPEIADILGISVGTVKSSIWRALRRMREDEQLNRSGDTVHAFGELVA; from the coding sequence ATGACCGCAACGCTGACGACCCGAAACGCCGGGCCGCGTTCCGCCGTCCTGGGCACCGGCCGGGCTCGGCACGAGGAGGAGAACGCCGGCGCCGTGCTCGTACGGGGGTGCGCACACAACGCCGGAACCCGCCGCCCGGTCGTGGGGACCAGGAGCGGGGACACCACCCACAGCAGGTTGGCCGGCAACAATTTGGTCGGGCCGGCTGTGGGCCGGACGCTGCGGCTCGCTCCGCAGACCTTCCGGGGTGAGCAGGACGGACAGGGAGGCGCGCAGGGGGAGCACCCGGCCGCCGCGACGGACGAGGCGCGCGACATCGCCGAGTTCACCGCGTACGTGCGCGAGCGCCGCGCCTCCCTGTACGCCACCGCCTACCACCTCACCGGCGACCGCTACGAGGCCGAGGACCTGCTGCAGAGCGCCCTCTTCTCGACCTACCGGGCCTGGGGCCGGATCACCGACAAGGCCGCCGTCGGCGGGTACCTCCGCCGCACCATGACCAACCTGCACATCTCCGCCTGGCGCCGCCGCAAGGTCAACGAGTACCCGACCGAGGAGCTCCCCGAGCACGCCGGCGACACCGACGCGATGGGCGGCACCGAGCTGCGCGCCGTGCTCTGGCAGGCGCTCGCCAAGCTGCCCGAGAACCAGCGCACCATGCTGGTGCTGCGCTACTACGAGGGCCGCACCGACCCGGAGATCGCCGACATCCTCGGCATCAGCGTCGGCACCGTGAAGAGCTCCATCTGGCGCGCGCTGCGCCGGATGCGCGAGGACGAGCAGCTCAACCGCTCCGGCGACACCGTGCACGCCTTCGGCGAGCTGGTCGCCTGA
- a CDS encoding response regulator transcription factor: MSFLLLIEDDDAIRTGLELALTRQGHRVAAAASGEDGLRLFKEQRPDLIVLDVMLPGIDGFEVCRRIRRTDQLPIILLTARSDDIDVVVGLESGADDYVVKPVQPRVLDARIRAVLRRGERESSDSAAYGGLVIDRSAMTVTKDGQDLQLTPTELRLLLELSRRPGQALSRQQLLRLVWEHDYLGDSRLVDACVQRLRAKVEDVPSAPTLIRTVRGVGYRLDPPV; the protein is encoded by the coding sequence GTGTCTTTCCTGCTTCTGATCGAGGACGACGACGCCATCCGCACCGGCCTCGAACTCGCCCTCACCCGCCAGGGTCACCGGGTGGCCGCCGCCGCGTCCGGCGAGGACGGTCTGCGCCTGTTCAAGGAGCAGCGCCCGGACCTGATCGTGCTGGACGTGATGCTGCCCGGCATCGACGGTTTCGAGGTGTGCCGGCGCATCCGGCGCACCGACCAGTTGCCGATCATCCTGCTGACGGCGCGCTCCGACGACATCGACGTGGTGGTGGGCCTGGAGTCCGGCGCCGACGACTACGTGGTCAAGCCGGTGCAGCCACGGGTGCTGGACGCCCGGATCCGGGCGGTGCTGCGGCGCGGCGAGCGGGAGAGCTCGGACTCGGCGGCGTACGGCGGCCTGGTGATCGACCGCTCGGCGATGACCGTCACCAAGGACGGCCAGGACCTCCAGCTGACCCCGACCGAGCTGCGGCTGCTGCTGGAGCTCAGCCGCCGCCCCGGACAGGCGCTCTCCCGCCAGCAGCTGCTGCGGCTGGTGTGGGAGCACGACTACCTGGGCGACTCCCGGCTGGTGGACGCCTGCGTCCAGCGACTGCGGGCGAAGGTCGAGGACGTGCCGTCCGCGCCGACGCTGATCCGCACCGTCCGCGGCGTCGGCTACCGTCTCGACCCGCCCGTGTGA
- a CDS encoding HAMP domain-containing sensor histidine kinase, protein MTDHQTAPHRARSVSWRRLSSLRVRLIAVFAAVALVTAVSASGIAYWLNRDAVLKRAQNSALNDFRDSLTRNVSSLPLEPTCQDLRTLASQVASSGLAYDVVVVDDSVPGCTASSDPIAFTVRQIPQALVAAVNKPRETGPGNPYEYHLYWQRVNLAGPYVVGGTRVVPGGPTAYVFKSLQNERADLNTLGWSLAVATLLALVGSALLAQAASATVLRPVRRLGDAARRLGEGELDTRLDVEGNDELAELARTFNRTAESLSEQVAELSAREAQSRRFVADMSHELRTPLTAMTAVTDILEDEADALDPMIEPAVRIVVSETRRLSDLVENLMEVTRFDAGTARLVADEVDMADLIMSCIDGRAWYDAVELDAPRGILAVVDPRRLDVVFANLIGNALKHGGSPVRVKVRQDDAAHTVVVSVSDGGPGIPEDVLPHVFDRFYKADKGRARSEGSGLGLSIAEANARIHGGDITAANNPDGVGAVFTLTLPLTQPPAPGPEEA, encoded by the coding sequence TTGACCGACCATCAGACTGCGCCGCACCGGGCCCGCTCGGTGTCCTGGCGGCGGCTCAGTTCGCTGCGGGTCCGGCTGATCGCGGTGTTCGCCGCGGTCGCGCTGGTCACCGCCGTCTCCGCGTCCGGCATCGCCTACTGGCTGAACCGCGACGCGGTGCTCAAGCGCGCCCAGAACTCCGCGCTGAACGACTTCCGGGACTCGCTGACCCGCAACGTCTCGTCGCTGCCGCTGGAGCCGACCTGCCAGGACCTGCGGACGCTGGCCTCCCAGGTGGCCAGCTCCGGGCTGGCGTACGACGTGGTGGTGGTCGACGACTCGGTGCCCGGCTGCACCGCGTCCTCCGACCCGATCGCGTTCACCGTCCGCCAGATACCCCAGGCGCTGGTCGCCGCGGTGAACAAGCCGCGCGAGACCGGCCCCGGCAACCCGTACGAGTACCACCTGTACTGGCAGCGGGTGAACCTGGCCGGGCCGTACGTGGTCGGCGGGACGCGGGTGGTGCCGGGCGGGCCGACCGCGTACGTGTTCAAGTCGCTGCAGAACGAGCGCGCCGACCTGAACACCCTGGGCTGGTCGCTGGCGGTCGCCACGCTGCTCGCCCTGGTCGGCTCGGCGCTGCTCGCCCAGGCCGCCTCGGCGACCGTGCTGCGGCCGGTGCGCCGGCTCGGGGACGCCGCCCGGCGGCTCGGCGAGGGCGAGCTCGACACCCGGCTCGACGTCGAGGGCAACGACGAACTCGCCGAGCTGGCACGGACGTTCAACCGCACCGCGGAGTCGCTCTCCGAGCAGGTCGCGGAGCTGAGCGCGCGCGAGGCGCAGTCCCGCCGGTTCGTCGCCGACATGTCGCACGAGCTGCGCACCCCGCTGACCGCGATGACCGCCGTCACCGACATCCTGGAGGACGAGGCCGACGCCCTCGACCCGATGATCGAGCCGGCCGTGCGGATCGTGGTCTCCGAGACCCGCCGCCTGTCCGACCTGGTGGAGAACCTGATGGAGGTCACCCGCTTCGACGCCGGCACCGCCAGGCTGGTCGCCGACGAGGTCGACATGGCCGACCTGATCATGTCCTGCATCGACGGCCGGGCCTGGTACGACGCGGTCGAGCTGGACGCGCCGCGCGGCATCCTGGCCGTGGTCGACCCGCGCCGCCTGGACGTGGTGTTCGCCAACCTGATCGGCAACGCGCTCAAGCACGGCGGCTCCCCGGTCAGGGTGAAGGTCCGCCAGGACGACGCGGCGCACACCGTGGTGGTGTCGGTCTCCGACGGCGGCCCCGGCATCCCGGAGGACGTGCTGCCGCACGTGTTCGACCGCTTCTACAAGGCCGACAAGGGCCGGGCCCGCTCCGAGGGCAGCGGCCTGGGCCTGTCCATCGCCGAGGCCAACGCCCGGATCCACGGCGGCGACATCACCGCCGCCAACAACCCGGACGGCGTCGGCGCGGTCTTCACCCTGACCCTGCCGCTCACCCAACCGCCCGCGCCCGGGCCGGAGGAGGCCTGA
- a CDS encoding VanZ family protein, which yields MHTTAPSDHATGEQPHPRPTPTDGPAAPYRLRTASRWLLALHLLLLGWLSLRPVPAAWTSPPNLTPFASVHQALSLGGLAAVRQLGSGLLPLAPIGVLLPLAVGSPARSRLASFLRTTAAAALLGTALEILEGWAPGHVLDVDDILLGTLGAAAAHLLLIPPLRALEHRRPAAPTATARAAEPPVPAPERAEGRSETRPRPVAPALSVLGSPAAPRG from the coding sequence GTGCACACCACCGCACCGAGCGACCACGCGACCGGCGAGCAGCCGCACCCCCGCCCGACCCCGACGGACGGGCCGGCGGCGCCGTACCGGCTGCGGACGGCGTCCCGGTGGCTGCTGGCCCTGCACCTGCTGCTGCTCGGCTGGCTGAGCCTGCGCCCGGTCCCGGCCGCCTGGACCAGCCCGCCCAACCTCACCCCGTTCGCCTCCGTGCACCAGGCGCTGTCCCTCGGCGGCCTCGCGGCCGTCCGCCAGCTCGGCTCCGGGCTGCTGCCGCTGGCCCCGATCGGCGTGCTGCTGCCGCTCGCGGTGGGCTCCCCGGCCCGCTCCCGGCTGGCGTCGTTCCTGCGCACCACCGCGGCGGCCGCGCTGCTCGGCACCGCGCTGGAGATCCTGGAGGGCTGGGCCCCCGGCCACGTCCTGGACGTGGACGACATCCTGCTCGGCACCCTGGGCGCGGCCGCGGCCCACCTGCTGCTGATCCCGCCGCTGCGCGCCCTGGAGCACCGGCGCCCGGCCGCCCCGACCGCCACCGCCCGCGCCGCCGAGCCCCCCGTTCCGGCCCCGGAACGCGCGGAGGGCCGGAGCGAGACGCGTCCGCGCCCGGTCGCCCCGGCCCTGTCGGTGCTCGGCTCCCCTGCCGCGCCGCGCGGCTGA
- a CDS encoding PspC domain-containing protein: protein MSSLARPRHNRVIAGVCAGLARRFGLTPWTVRTIFLVSCLLPGPQFLIYLALWLLLPQEP, encoded by the coding sequence ATGAGCAGCCTCGCCCGTCCCCGTCACAACCGCGTCATCGCCGGCGTCTGCGCCGGCCTCGCCCGGCGCTTCGGGCTCACCCCGTGGACGGTCCGGACCATCTTCCTGGTGTCCTGCCTGCTGCCCGGCCCCCAGTTCCTGATCTACCTGGCGCTGTGGCTGCTGCTGCCCCAGGAGCCGTGA
- a CDS encoding adenosine deaminase — MEKQITAIAGTTAPRVPTSEQIARAPKVLLHDHLDGGLRPETIVELAADCGYEGLPTTDPKELGVWFREAADSGSLERYLETFAHTCAVMQTRAALVRVAADCAEDLAADGVVYAEVRYAPEQHLEAGLTLDEVVEAVNEGFRIGEENARARGHRIRVGTLLTAMRHAARSQEIAELANRHRDRGVVGFDIAGAEAGHPPTRHQAAFDYLKGENNHFTIHAGEAFGLPSIWEALQCCGADRLGHGVRIVDDITVGADGRVELGRLAAYVRDKRIPLEMCPTSNLQTGAAASYEEHPLGLLARLKFRVTVNTDNRLMSGTSMSREFAHLVDAFGYTLADLEWFTVNAMKSAFLPFDERLAMISDVIKPGYAELKAEWLFGPRG; from the coding sequence ATGGAGAAGCAGATCACTGCGATCGCGGGCACCACGGCCCCGCGCGTGCCCACGTCCGAACAGATCGCCCGCGCCCCGAAGGTGCTCCTGCACGACCACCTGGACGGTGGGCTGCGGCCGGAGACGATCGTCGAACTCGCCGCCGACTGCGGCTACGAAGGCCTGCCGACCACCGATCCGAAGGAACTCGGGGTGTGGTTCCGGGAGGCCGCCGACTCCGGTTCGCTGGAGCGGTACCTGGAGACCTTCGCGCACACCTGCGCGGTGATGCAGACCCGGGCCGCGCTGGTGCGGGTCGCCGCGGACTGCGCGGAGGACCTGGCCGCCGACGGGGTGGTGTACGCCGAGGTGCGGTACGCGCCGGAGCAGCACCTGGAGGCCGGGCTGACCCTGGACGAGGTGGTGGAGGCCGTCAACGAGGGCTTCCGGATCGGCGAGGAGAACGCCCGGGCGCGCGGGCACCGGATCCGGGTGGGGACGCTGCTGACCGCGATGCGGCACGCCGCCCGCTCGCAGGAGATCGCCGAGCTGGCCAACCGCCACCGGGACCGGGGCGTGGTCGGGTTCGACATCGCGGGCGCCGAGGCGGGCCACCCGCCGACCCGGCACCAGGCGGCGTTCGACTACCTCAAGGGCGAGAACAACCACTTCACCATCCACGCGGGCGAGGCGTTCGGCCTGCCGTCGATCTGGGAGGCGCTGCAGTGCTGCGGCGCGGACCGGCTCGGCCACGGCGTGCGGATCGTGGACGACATCACGGTCGGCGCCGACGGCCGGGTGGAGCTGGGCCGGCTGGCCGCGTACGTGCGGGACAAGCGGATTCCGCTGGAGATGTGCCCGACCTCCAACCTGCAGACCGGCGCGGCGGCCTCGTACGAGGAGCACCCGCTCGGGCTGCTGGCCCGGCTGAAGTTCCGGGTCACCGTCAACACGGACAACCGGCTGATGAGCGGCACCTCGATGAGCCGCGAGTTCGCGCACCTGGTGGACGCCTTCGGGTACACCCTGGCGGACCTGGAGTGGTTCACCGTCAACGCGATGAAGTCGGCGTTCCTGCCGTTCGACGAGCGGCTGGCGATGATCAGCGACGTGATCAAGCCGGGGTACGCCGAGCTGAAGGCGGAGTGGCTGTTCGGGCCGCGCGGCTAG